GAGTCTCTAGTGACAGGCTGTGTTGAATATGGCCGGACCGGGTGCGGATGGTTAATCTTCATCAATCCTGTTGCAGAAACACGAGGGGCCGGTTAATAGCGAGTAGAGCTGGCAGTAAGGGATATTGCATTGCTAGCTGCGCGCAGTATTGAATGCGTTTGTGAGAATATgggcaagattttaaaatcaactcgGGAATTGTGTATCGGGCGGGGTCTGAGTTGCACCGTACCATTCGTCTCATAACATGTACAAGCCGTTTATAAAAGCGCAATGCGTGAAAACTGCGTGAAAATGTAGCATAACCTCAAAAATGAAACGCTGGCTGTAGCAGCTGTGTACACGGCTCTGAATCGTGCATTACTCCTGTGAATGTGGCCGTACCGAGTTTTAGAAAATAAAGTAAGATTTTTGTCCGCTGCGTTTGGTGGTTGGCCAGTAGAGGGATGAGCTCGGTCTCCAGTCCCATACTGGGATGTACTGCAGTTGAACTGTGTGCGGTTCGGCATGGTAGAGACTGCTTGTGTTAGCACGCATGATCGACTGCATTTAAAACCACTCGCTGGATTGCAAATGCGGTGTTTGCTGAACAGCCCGTCCCCAGGCATGTAACTAGAAAGACCTTAATGAAAGCCAGCGGATGGGTTTGGGTGTTGAGCTTTGATATAATAAACAGTTAACAGTGAAAAATCCAACAAGACTTTCCAATAAGTAACACACATTCCTACAATAGGGTGATGCGTTCAGTTAGCAAGGTCCCATTCTACACAACATTCTGGATGTGCCGAGGGGTAAAACCTTTTAGAAAGCTTGAAATCGTCTCAAATACAGAATTGAGGTTCAAATAAACAGTTGGCTTAAGTGAGTGGTTATTGCACCTGCGTCAgacttgtgtatatatatatatataaaaataattacatgcgTGCATCTGCCTGTGGGGGGGATCAGCAGCCTGGCACAGTCCAGCGCTCTCATCTTGTCTCATGCTATGTTTTGTTCTTTGTCCCTCAGCAAGGTTTCCAGAGACACCCTCTATGAGGCTACCCGGGAGGTGCTGCAGGGGTCCCAGCAGAAGCAGCGCAAGTACGAGATCCTCTTCGTTACTCTGCCCCAGATAGCTTGTATCGCAGTGTCTCGTGActtgtgttttgcaattaacCCTAAATGTAGAATGTGTTATGAATTGGCTAAAGAAATACGTTCCTAGCATCTGAATCCACACGCAGTGTGTTTAGACCTGCAGTAAACAAGCTTTGGTCATATCTTCTGTCTTAATCAAAGGTAGAATGCCCATGTTCTTTATCAATTGCTTCAATGCTAGGAGTTGCAAAGGGTTCAGTTAAAATACTGCTGTGTTAATGTTATTGCAGCCTCCTTCCTTGATTAATGGACCCCTGGTCCTATACCTTGAATGTGTAAATTGTACAGGTGCAGGGTTCAAATTCAAGTCTGATTGCAACCTATTTGGTAACTCCCCCTGTTTGGTTAAATTGCCTCAGCATTACAGGCCTCTTTCCAGCCTGGATAAATATACTTTGCCTTTTCAAATCCCTCTCAACCTCCCCAGCTCTTGGGATTGTGATGTAGCTCATCCTGGCCTATCTGCCTCTTTCTCAGGTTCCTGGAAACGGTGGAGCTGCAGATCAGCCTGAAGAATTACGACCCCCAGAAGGACAAGCGTTTCTCGGGCACTGTCAGGTTCGGCCTCTTTCTGTTCCACCCAGCCTTCAGCCTGCCTGCTGCTCCTCCCCTTGCCTGAGCTGCATCACATTGGCCAGCCATCCAAACACATGCAAGAGGCTGGAGGTGGAGCACGGCGTGCTGAACAGCCTCGGGTAGTCCTGCTGACCCCCCCTGGCTTGGGGGAAGGCGGACGGACCCATACCCTGGGTCTTAAAACAAGAGGGGAGGCGTGGGGAGGCTTTCCAGCCGAGCCCGCCGACCATTTCTAACGAAGTGGTGTTGCTGGTGGATGAGACGCTTGACGAGAAGCCAGCGAGGTTCAGGGTAAGgcgtgttttggttttgtgagcTGAGGCGTCTCCTGGGTACCGAAGGCTTAGTTTCACGCGTTTGTGTTTTCTCGAGTGGTTTTGATTGGGTTTCACCTCCGCCCTGCAGACTGAAGACCACTCCCCGACCCAAGTTCTCAATCTGTGTCCTGGGAGACCAGCAGCACTGCGATGAAGCCAAGGCAGCAGACATCCCTCACATGGACATTGAGGCGCTCAAGAAACTCAACAAGAACAAGAAGCTGGTCAAGAAACTCGGTGTGTGTAggcgggggggggaggggggcacgcTACTTCTAAATTGTTTATACAGAAAGTAAATTAGTTATATTGTACAAAAATGATTGCTGTAGTTTTACATTGTTTGTGTACAGTTAGAGGGTGATCAGGGGACACACCCCCTGTACTAATGTTTCCTTCACTTGATTGGGATTGTTTCCGTGCAGCAGTTTTATAAGATGCTGTTTATATAATTCATGGCATCCAGCTTAgctttattgtgtttgtgtgcctcTAGCTTCCCGACACGGTTTACTTTAACTGGTTTGAGAGGGTTTGCTCACTGATAACACTTAATGGGAGTTTTAACCCTCAATGTTCGTGTGACCCTCCCCACCCACAGCTAAGAAGTATGATGCTTTCCTGGCTTCAGAGTCTCTGATCAAGCAGATCCCTCGTATCCTGGGTCCAGGGCTTAACAAGGCGGGCAAGTTCCCCTCCCTGCTCACCCACAACGAgaacatgagcaccaaggtggaCGAGGTGAAGTCCACCATCAAGTTCCAGATGAAGAAGGTAAGCATGTGCATGTCAGCTAGAACTGGGGCACAGTTACACTGAAATAACATCCATGACCACACACGTGAACATGTTTTAAGTAAGCACGCAGTAGTTACAGGTGCAAATACAGAAACCCACTGCATAACTTCATGTAAATGGGGTCACCAacagtggttgaaaatacaagtgATTTAAACTAAAATTAATTCCATTGTGATTGCAATTGGGAATTGCACAACTACAGTTGTGATCGACCCCAGCTCTCGCTTTTCAAAGCTAATGTTTGTAAGAAATGATTTGAAAGTGCTGATTGGGGTTTACAGTGTGCTTCACTGCACCACAAGGCATGTTAACAGTGCCCCCTGCTGTTCCCCTGTAGGTACTGTGCCTGGCTGTGGGGGTGGGCCATGTGAAGATGACAGAAGAGGAGCTGGTGTACAACAGCC
Above is a window of Polyodon spathula isolate WHYD16114869_AA chromosome 25, ASM1765450v1, whole genome shotgun sequence DNA encoding:
- the LOC121299943 gene encoding 60S ribosomal protein L10a-like isoform X1, yielding MSKVSRDTLYEATREVLQGSQQKQRKFLETVELQISLKNYDPQKDKRFSGTVRLKTTPRPKFSICVLGDQQHCDEAKAADIPHMDIEALKKLNKNKKLVKKLAKKYDAFLASESLIKQIPRILGPGLNKAGKFPSLLTHNENMSTKVDEVKSTIKFQMKKVLCLAVGVGHVKMTEEELVYNSHLSINFLVSLLKKNWQNVRALYIKSTMGKPQRLY
- the LOC121299943 gene encoding 60S ribosomal protein L10a-like isoform X2; the protein is MRRLTRSQRGSGLKTTPRPKFSICVLGDQQHCDEAKAADIPHMDIEALKKLNKNKKLVKKLAKKYDAFLASESLIKQIPRILGPGLNKAGKFPSLLTHNENMSTKVDEVKSTIKFQMKKVLCLAVGVGHVKMTEEELVYNSHLSINFLVSLLKKNWQNVRALYIKSTMGKPQRLY